A region from the Gammaproteobacteria bacterium genome encodes:
- a CDS encoding Ig-like domain-containing protein translates to MLKHILILMASILTLTACAGKNDPQIDPEPQGEPEPIPVVTTTINGATFPALRNGLISAYAFGSGARGAPLATGQTNQLGEYTLTDVPSDQLMLVCVVGDSDSTSIRYTEIASGRIVSLTAEDEVCVVDNLVGPDPHTMVISYYTHLSYARALYLIATGMSPGDAVGQGNLRVREILNFNAVTTLPVNIRDSNNATTEVSDAYLYSMALAAISQYTVAISESNQEDPVHQMYNTLSYTQTAFADVLYDGELNGQGESGVLNFGQVAINTDTYRHLIASNLFVFAASNSNYSGLDGVDLRAFGLRLNDSANDLFGGAPLVSLDTTAPIITNVSITNNQTVSQSLVISADVTDIFVLQSVEFSLDGGVLQTFNPAEPPFSYSLDTTQYAEGDHSIVIQATNQFNGVNTQSFTLTFNNEDTVVTNIQPSEGAHVRGSFSLTAAASDPLGVNQVDILMDGLFRSTVAIPTTPSVQIDSTTLTDAVHTFTFRVTNGLGFVTDHSVSYTVDNTLPTAQFNNVVADAILMGTEEILFSVSDANLSTAGLRLDGSVLSNYTQFTEPMPAYALDTTQYADATHTLALTATDQAGNNQITSLEVVIDNNPPSVAITSPANASVMTSNFTVLADISDAVGVTSVEYRLDSTVLASSAVNLSQYAEGDHTLTVTATDQAGHQGSDSVAVVFDTTVPTVTITNPTNASTQISDFTLSADVSDARGIAGVAYYADDILLASPDISIASYSDGNHVFRVQATDNSGLQNSDSVTVFIDNTEPSVEITNPLPGDNINGPFCIEANVSDLSGIQNVEFLIGDAHLAYPSNVTAPIQCFTSTDFANGQNIFAVKAWDNSGLVSTKSVSVNIVGN, encoded by the coding sequence ATGCTAAAACATATATTGATTCTTATGGCATCTATTTTAACATTGACGGCGTGTGCCGGCAAAAACGATCCCCAGATCGATCCCGAGCCACAGGGCGAACCCGAACCTATACCGGTTGTTACGACTACGATTAACGGTGCCACCTTTCCGGCTCTTAGAAATGGTTTGATAAGTGCATACGCCTTTGGTTCAGGCGCTCGCGGTGCACCCCTGGCAACAGGTCAGACCAACCAATTGGGTGAATACACATTAACGGATGTTCCCAGCGATCAATTGATGTTGGTGTGTGTCGTTGGCGATTCCGACAGCACTAGTATCCGTTATACAGAGATCGCTTCCGGGCGCATTGTGTCCCTGACTGCCGAAGACGAAGTGTGTGTTGTGGATAATTTAGTGGGCCCGGATCCACATACCATGGTGATCAGCTATTACACCCATCTGTCGTATGCCCGTGCCTTGTATTTGATCGCAACGGGTATGTCGCCTGGTGACGCGGTGGGGCAAGGGAATCTGCGTGTACGTGAGATTCTAAATTTCAACGCAGTGACCACCTTACCTGTCAATATTCGGGATTCGAACAATGCCACAACCGAGGTGAGTGACGCCTATTTGTATAGTATGGCATTGGCGGCCATATCTCAGTACACCGTCGCGATCAGCGAATCGAATCAAGAAGATCCTGTGCATCAAATGTACAACACTTTATCCTATACACAAACGGCGTTTGCGGATGTGCTCTACGATGGTGAACTTAATGGGCAAGGGGAGTCGGGGGTGTTGAATTTTGGGCAGGTGGCCATAAACACCGATACCTACCGCCATTTGATTGCCTCCAATCTGTTTGTTTTTGCTGCTTCGAATTCTAATTACTCAGGACTGGACGGTGTGGATTTGCGCGCTTTCGGTTTGCGATTAAACGACTCGGCCAATGATTTATTTGGGGGCGCGCCGCTCGTTAGCCTGGATACGACAGCGCCGATTATTACCAACGTATCTATTACCAACAATCAAACCGTGTCACAGTCGCTGGTGATTAGTGCCGATGTGACCGATATATTTGTGTTGCAATCGGTCGAGTTTTCTTTGGACGGAGGTGTTTTGCAGACATTTAATCCAGCGGAGCCGCCGTTTTCGTATTCTTTGGATACCACACAATATGCCGAAGGCGACCACAGCATTGTGATTCAGGCGACCAACCAATTCAACGGTGTCAATACACAGAGCTTTACGTTGACGTTTAATAATGAAGACACGGTAGTGACGAACATACAGCCGTCGGAAGGCGCACATGTGCGTGGTTCGTTTTCTCTGACCGCCGCGGCTTCCGATCCACTCGGCGTCAATCAAGTGGACATTTTGATGGATGGTTTGTTTAGATCCACGGTTGCAATTCCGACGACGCCATCGGTTCAGATTGATAGCACGACTTTAACGGATGCAGTGCACACATTCACTTTTCGGGTGACCAACGGTTTGGGGTTTGTGACGGATCATTCCGTGAGCTACACCGTCGACAACACCTTACCCACGGCTCAATTTAACAATGTGGTAGCCGATGCCATTTTGATGGGAACCGAGGAAATTCTGTTTTCGGTTAGTGATGCCAATTTAAGTACTGCCGGATTGAGACTGGATGGCTCGGTGTTGTCAAACTACACCCAATTTACCGAACCCATGCCTGCGTACGCCTTAGATACGACACAGTATGCGGATGCTACCCACACGCTCGCACTGACCGCCACGGACCAGGCGGGCAACAATCAAATTACGTCTCTAGAAGTGGTGATTGATAATAATCCGCCTTCGGTTGCGATCACGTCGCCGGCGAACGCCAGTGTAATGACTTCAAATTTTACCGTGCTTGCGGACATAAGCGATGCCGTGGGTGTGACATCGGTCGAATACCGGCTAGACTCCACTGTGTTGGCCTCCAGTGCCGTAAATCTATCTCAATATGCTGAAGGTGATCACACGCTGACGGTAACGGCGACGGACCAAGCCGGTCACCAGGGTTCCGATAGTGTGGCGGTGGTTTTTGACACCACGGTACCGACTGTAACGATTACCAATCCCACCAACGCTAGTACCCAGATCAGTGATTTTACCCTGAGCGCCGATGTGAGCGATGCTCGTGGAATCGCCGGCGTAGCGTATTATGCGGATGACATCCTGTTGGCCTCACCAGACATTAGCATTGCCAGCTACAGTGACGGCAATCACGTATTTAGGGTGCAAGCCACTGATAATTCCGGATTGCAAAACAGTGATTCTGTCACCGTGTTTATCGATAATACCGAACCGTCGGTTGAAATTACAAACCCGCTGCCGGGGGATAACATTAACGGACCATTTTGTATCGAGGCCAATGTGTCGGATTTATCGGGTATTCAAAATGTAGAGTTTCTGATTGGCGACGCACACTTGGCTTATCCCTCAAATGTTACGGCGCCAATCCAATGTTTCACAAGCACAGATTTTGCCAATGGCCAAAACATATTCGCCGTTAAGGCGTGGGACAATTCCGGTTTGGTTAGTACGAAATCGGTTAGTGTCAACATTGTTGGGAATTAG
- a CDS encoding CDGSH iron-sulfur domain-containing protein, whose protein sequence is MSEPLSPQNGPYAVDVEEGKTYYWCSCGRSKNQPFCDGSHKETGFEPTAFTAEKSDTVYLCGCKKTGKQPFCDGSHSK, encoded by the coding sequence ATGTCAGAACCATTAAGCCCACAAAACGGACCTTATGCCGTCGATGTAGAGGAAGGTAAAACCTACTACTGGTGCAGCTGCGGGCGAAGTAAAAATCAGCCTTTTTGTGACGGCTCACATAAGGAAACAGGGTTTGAACCAACGGCGTTTACTGCGGAAAAATCCGATACAGTCTATTTATGCGGCTGTAAAAAAACAGGTAAGCAACCCTTTTGTGATGGGAGCCACAGCAAATAA
- a CDS encoding LysR family transcriptional regulator, which yields MDRLENMNTFVRVVETGSISGAAERLGVTKSAVSRRLKELEEHLGVELFHRTTRRMNLTETGRMFYHQSIRILEDVLEAEIATSQAHGTLKGSLKVALPSTFGLMHIGPAIKEFLLDHPQIEFELDFNDREVDLMQEGFDLAIRIAGLPDSSLIARRLASIQIVMCASPAYLERMGSPQTPNELVDHQCLVYSLLHDFEHWHLTDSNGTVINVKIHPYLKASTGEFLRDAAVDGLGIVIVPTFIAYKEIERGTLVPLLRDYTPPQLDAFAIYPQTRYLSKRVRTFIDFLVKRFEGTPYWDQCMQRD from the coding sequence ATGGATCGTTTAGAGAATATGAACACCTTTGTTCGGGTGGTGGAGACCGGGAGTATCAGTGGTGCGGCCGAACGCCTGGGCGTGACAAAGTCAGCGGTCAGCCGACGCTTGAAAGAACTCGAGGAGCACCTCGGGGTCGAGCTGTTTCATCGCACTACTCGTCGAATGAACCTTACGGAAACCGGGCGCATGTTTTATCATCAGTCCATTCGTATTCTCGAAGATGTGCTCGAGGCAGAAATTGCCACATCACAAGCGCATGGTACTTTGAAAGGCAGTTTGAAGGTCGCCTTACCGTCCACCTTTGGTCTTATGCACATAGGCCCTGCAATTAAAGAGTTTTTACTCGATCATCCGCAAATTGAATTTGAATTGGATTTTAATGATCGCGAAGTGGATTTAATGCAGGAAGGTTTCGACCTGGCCATTCGTATTGCCGGTCTCCCCGACTCAAGTTTGATCGCGCGTCGGCTTGCTTCAATTCAGATTGTGATGTGCGCGAGCCCGGCCTACCTGGAGCGCATGGGTTCCCCACAAACACCAAATGAATTAGTCGATCACCAATGTCTTGTTTACAGTCTGTTACACGATTTCGAACACTGGCATTTAACGGATAGCAATGGAACGGTAATCAACGTCAAAATACACCCTTACTTAAAGGCAAGTACGGGTGAGTTTCTCAGGGATGCGGCGGTGGACGGCTTGGGTATTGTTATTGTGCCAACGTTTATTGCCTATAAAGAGATTGAACGAGGAACTTTGGTGCCGTTACTCAGAGACTACACACCACCACAGCTTGATGCATTTGCGATATACCCGCAAACACGTTATTTATCGAAACGAGTCAGGACTTTTATAGACTTTCTTGTGAAACGTTTTGAAGGAACGCCCTATTGGGATCAATGTATGCAGCGCGACTAG
- a CDS encoding response regulator, with translation MKHILSADDDITNRMIIEEILDEEYVVTSVENGQECLKSIEEKLPDLVLLDVSMPIMDGIEVCKKLRSNKKTENLPIIMLSGFAANDNVAKGFSVGANEYITKPFEPSVLRQTISRLLANPSD, from the coding sequence ATGAAACACATATTGTCTGCTGACGACGACATTACAAACAGAATGATTATTGAAGAAATACTTGACGAAGAATACGTGGTCACGAGCGTAGAAAACGGTCAGGAATGCCTGAAAAGTATCGAAGAAAAACTACCGGATCTGGTTCTACTGGATGTCTCAATGCCAATTATGGATGGAATTGAGGTATGTAAGAAGTTACGTAGTAACAAAAAAACTGAAAACCTTCCCATCATTATGCTGTCAGGCTTCGCGGCTAATGATAATGTGGCAAAAGGATTTTCTGTTGGTGCAAACGAGTATATTACGAAACCGTTCGAACCTTCTGTGCTACGGCAAACAATATCACGCCTGTTAGCTAATCCCAGCGACTAG
- a CDS encoding glycerophosphodiester phosphodiesterase family protein, with product MKAYKPVLSLAATTTLIACSSVNNLSQDSDWWISRPKYLVSQMKPGELHNRMQNCGEQLEEVLKKTEFSISHRGAPMGIPEHTRESYLAATTMGAGIIECDVTFTRDKELVCRHSQCDLHTTTNILATPLAKKCRQEFTPAAFDASGKLLSPADAKCCTSELTLAEFKSLQGKMDHSNPQAKTVREYLKGDPQAPVQYTGTATLMSHRESIELFKSLDVKMIPELKHPEVDMPFDGFTKEAYAQKLVTEYKMAGVSPDRVYLQSFFSEDIQYWLKAEPDYAKQVVFLDGRFLQATFNSNDATTWKPRMVEIAASGVHIIAPPLWMLLTLDGNKQIVPSTYALEAKKAGLDIIPWVLERSGSLNHGGGWFYQSINDAISTDGDSLAVLDVLTKKVGIRGIFSDWPATVSYYANCTGLDRK from the coding sequence ATGAAAGCATATAAGCCGGTTCTTTCTTTGGCAGCTACAACCACTTTGATAGCCTGTTCCAGCGTGAATAATTTGAGTCAAGATTCAGATTGGTGGATTTCCAGACCGAAATACCTGGTGTCTCAAATGAAACCCGGTGAACTACACAACAGAATGCAGAACTGTGGTGAACAACTGGAGGAGGTACTAAAAAAAACAGAGTTCTCCATTTCTCATCGAGGTGCCCCGATGGGAATACCTGAACACACTCGTGAATCGTATTTGGCAGCGACAACAATGGGAGCTGGAATCATAGAGTGCGACGTCACTTTTACTAGAGACAAAGAACTGGTTTGTCGCCACTCACAATGTGATTTGCACACGACTACCAACATTTTGGCCACACCTTTAGCTAAAAAATGCCGGCAAGAATTTACACCGGCTGCTTTTGATGCCTCCGGAAAATTGTTAAGCCCCGCGGACGCAAAATGTTGCACCAGTGAGCTGACGCTGGCAGAGTTTAAATCTCTACAAGGAAAGATGGATCATTCCAATCCTCAAGCAAAAACAGTTCGTGAGTATTTGAAAGGCGACCCTCAAGCCCCTGTTCAATATACGGGTACAGCTACTTTGATGTCACATCGAGAAAGCATTGAGTTATTCAAATCTTTGGACGTAAAAATGATCCCTGAACTGAAACATCCTGAAGTGGATATGCCTTTCGATGGTTTCACGAAAGAAGCCTATGCCCAAAAACTGGTCACCGAATATAAAATGGCCGGTGTTAGTCCTGATAGGGTCTACCTGCAATCCTTCTTCAGCGAAGATATACAATATTGGCTAAAGGCCGAGCCGGACTATGCTAAACAAGTGGTATTTCTGGACGGCCGTTTTTTGCAAGCGACATTCAATAGTAACGATGCAACAACATGGAAACCACGCATGGTCGAAATAGCCGCGTCTGGAGTGCATATTATTGCTCCACCTTTATGGATGCTTTTAACATTAGACGGCAACAAACAAATTGTTCCGTCCACGTACGCACTGGAAGCAAAAAAAGCCGGCTTGGACATCATACCTTGGGTATTGGAACGATCCGGTTCATTGAACCATGGAGGAGGGTGGTTTTATCAATCTATTAACGATGCCATCAGTACAGATGGAGACAGTCTTGCGGTTCTGGACGTGCTGACAAAAAAAGTAGGAATTCGAGGTATATTTTCTGATTGGCCGGCAACGGTGAGTTACTATGCTAATTGTACGGGTTTGGACCGTAAGTGA
- a CDS encoding transporter substrate-binding protein yields the protein MSKTVKLGLMPPLTGLVEIYGSEIHNAGLVACQEVNEAGGVLGKPLELLVEDDGSLPESAVKAATKLVDKQCSAIIGNLLSNSRIAVAYRVAEPQKTPLLNFSFYEGSILSRYFFHFAALPNQQIHKMIPYMREHFGPKMFFAGNNYEWPRGSIDAGKLALHHAKGEIVGEEYLPIGVSPADIESLLDHVEATQPDVFVPYFAGSDQVELLTRFTQRGLKEKIAVVMGHYDEMMASILSPEVREGFYSTNTYFMTVDTAENQDYLKRLEKLPHVDGIWPGGNGILTNFGEGTYVCVKAFAKAANMAGSLNPEDLVEALKHIRVAAPQGMVQMNPVHHHARVNTFLSRCDREGHFKLIEKFGLIEPHIPERYNHQRISHQATVEDDIRLQARMLEQMTEAVFLVNSDDNRVLYTNAGAERMYGYEPGEMVGMDFFKFSVLKQEARLMQSDLKQKGQWTGEVKNSTRRGNILWVSTSVSTFTHPIHGEVWLAIQRDITDKKQAEQELARYQNHLEHEVKVRTADLEEARDIAEKASQAKNEFLSRMSHELRTPLNAILGFSQVLIADDLEQEHISYIEEIYNAGEHLLVLITELLDLSRIEAGTLTANVESVVLLKSVQEALTIVQPLIGEKQITVKLAVDSDIFVKADSTRLNQILINLLSNAAKYNKLGGSIKVAAKITPKNNVRITVSDTGIGIAEDKLKEMFTPFNRLGAEHSGIDGTGIGMALSKQLVEIMDGTIGVESKISHGSSFYVELPADDQILETQQQEKSTTRLLPGAKTILYVEDNIANLKVVEAIFKKKSNIRIISAVNADDGLKRVREENPDVIILDIHLPGRSGYDILKELQEDETTCEIPVIALSADAMPADVERGLKAGFKHYLSKPVKMNQLLAILNEMFGDQDHVA from the coding sequence ATGAGTAAAACAGTAAAGCTCGGATTAATGCCCCCATTGACCGGACTTGTGGAAATCTACGGATCCGAAATTCACAATGCGGGGCTGGTGGCCTGTCAGGAAGTAAATGAGGCGGGTGGTGTATTGGGTAAACCCCTGGAACTGTTAGTAGAAGATGACGGCAGCCTGCCGGAAAGCGCTGTGAAAGCCGCGACGAAACTGGTGGACAAACAGTGCAGCGCAATTATAGGCAATTTGTTATCAAATTCTCGTATTGCTGTGGCCTACCGGGTAGCCGAACCACAGAAAACACCGCTACTGAATTTCTCCTTCTACGAGGGCAGCATTTTAAGCCGATATTTTTTCCATTTTGCCGCCTTACCCAATCAGCAGATACATAAAATGATTCCCTATATGCGCGAGCATTTTGGACCCAAAATGTTTTTTGCGGGTAATAACTACGAGTGGCCAAGAGGTTCCATTGATGCCGGCAAATTAGCATTGCATCACGCCAAGGGTGAAATCGTGGGTGAAGAATATTTACCCATAGGTGTCTCTCCGGCGGATATTGAGTCCCTCTTAGATCATGTGGAAGCTACCCAACCCGATGTTTTTGTACCCTATTTTGCCGGTTCTGACCAGGTGGAATTGTTAACCCGTTTTACTCAACGAGGGTTGAAGGAAAAAATAGCAGTGGTTATGGGGCATTACGATGAAATGATGGCCAGCATACTAAGCCCTGAGGTTCGTGAGGGATTTTATTCCACTAATACTTATTTTATGACGGTGGATACTGCCGAAAACCAAGACTATCTTAAACGCCTGGAAAAACTACCTCATGTTGACGGAATCTGGCCTGGTGGAAATGGTATTCTCACCAATTTTGGTGAGGGCACCTATGTTTGCGTGAAAGCGTTCGCAAAAGCCGCCAATATGGCTGGTAGTTTAAACCCCGAAGACTTGGTTGAAGCCCTGAAACACATTCGCGTTGCTGCCCCTCAGGGGATGGTACAAATGAATCCTGTCCATCACCATGCCCGCGTCAATACATTTTTATCGCGGTGTGACAGAGAGGGCCATTTCAAACTCATTGAAAAATTCGGTTTAATTGAGCCGCATATACCTGAACGCTATAATCACCAGCGTATTAGCCATCAGGCCACCGTGGAAGACGACATCAGGCTGCAGGCCAGAATGTTGGAGCAAATGACAGAAGCGGTCTTTCTGGTTAACTCTGACGATAACCGAGTTTTATACACCAACGCCGGCGCAGAAAGAATGTATGGTTATGAGCCAGGTGAAATGGTGGGTATGGATTTTTTCAAATTCAGCGTTTTAAAACAGGAAGCCCGCCTGATGCAAAGTGACCTGAAGCAAAAAGGCCAATGGACCGGAGAGGTAAAAAACAGTACAAGAAGAGGAAATATACTCTGGGTATCCACCTCTGTTTCCACATTCACTCACCCAATACATGGTGAAGTATGGCTCGCCATACAAAGAGACATAACAGACAAAAAACAGGCTGAGCAAGAACTTGCCCGCTATCAAAATCACCTGGAACACGAAGTAAAGGTGCGTACTGCGGATTTGGAGGAAGCTAGAGACATTGCTGAAAAAGCCAGTCAGGCGAAAAACGAATTCCTTTCTCGAATGTCTCACGAACTTAGAACTCCACTAAACGCAATACTGGGCTTTTCCCAGGTTTTGATCGCTGACGATTTGGAACAGGAACATATTTCCTATATTGAAGAAATCTACAATGCAGGAGAACATCTGCTGGTATTGATTACGGAATTGCTGGATCTGTCCCGAATTGAAGCCGGGACACTCACTGCAAATGTAGAATCTGTCGTTCTGCTTAAGTCTGTTCAAGAAGCGCTGACAATTGTTCAGCCTCTGATCGGAGAAAAACAAATCACAGTAAAGCTTGCCGTGGATTCGGATATCTTTGTGAAAGCGGATTCAACTCGCTTGAATCAGATCCTTATAAACCTCTTGTCCAATGCAGCCAAATACAACAAACTTGGAGGGTCAATTAAAGTAGCCGCTAAAATTACTCCCAAAAATAATGTTCGAATAACCGTATCCGACACAGGCATTGGTATTGCAGAAGATAAACTCAAGGAGATGTTCACCCCTTTCAATCGCCTGGGCGCGGAACATAGCGGCATAGACGGCACAGGGATAGGAATGGCTCTCAGTAAACAACTTGTGGAAATAATGGACGGCACGATTGGCGTTGAATCCAAGATCAGTCATGGGTCCTCTTTTTATGTAGAACTTCCGGCAGATGATCAAATACTTGAAACTCAACAACAGGAAAAATCTACAACTCGATTATTACCCGGTGCAAAAACTATTTTGTATGTTGAAGACAATATAGCCAATTTGAAAGTAGTAGAAGCTATTTTTAAGAAAAAGAGCAACATTCGGATAATATCCGCAGTCAATGCTGACGACGGGTTAAAGCGGGTCAGAGAGGAAAATCCCGATGTTATAATTTTGGACATACACCTTCCCGGCAGGAGCGGTTATGACATCCTTAAAGAATTGCAGGAAGATGAAACTACTTGCGAAATTCCCGTAATTGCTCTGTCCGCTGATGCAATGCCGGCGGACGTAGAAAGAGGTTTGAAAGCCGGTTTTAAACACTACCTCAGCAAACCGGTCAAAATGAACCAGTTACTCGCGATTCTCAACGAAATGTTCGGAGACCAAGATCACGTAGCATAA